The genomic region GACGTCGCGATGGATCTCGCGCATCTCGGCGAGCGCGTGCGCGAGCTCAAATCCGGCGGGCTCGAAGAAGGCGTCTCCGCGCGGCTGCTCGTCTATGCCGGTCAGCTCATCCGCCAGGGCATGAAGCCGCATCGTGCGTGCGAAGCGACGGTCGTCCGCGCGCTCAGCGACGACCGCCAGACGCAGGCCGCCATCGCCGAGCTCGTGAGCGCGATCTTCGCGTAGCGTCCGCGGCTGCCGGCGCATCGATGACAACTCCCCGAGCGTCGCGCGCGTGGATCGACAGCCGGCACCTGCGGGAAAGCGCCGGCGGTGCCGCGGCGCTTGCAGGGCTCGATCAGCTTGCGCCCGCGACACGCGAACGACTGCTCGAGCGCGCCGACCGCATCGCCACCGTCTCGACGAGCCTTGCGCACGCGTTCCTGCCTCGCGCCGTCGAGGCTGCGGCCGCGGGCGTACCGGTTTACGACGCGTGGGAAGCCGCGCTCGCCGACGTCGCCGGAGCCGGCGACGTCGCGCGCGAGCTCGCGACGGCGTTCTTCCGGATTGCTCCGCAGGGTTTTGCCGCATGGCCGGAGCCGCGCCGCCGCGCATGGATCGATTCGGTTCGAGCGCTCGCGGAATCGTCGAGACGGCTTGCTGCGTCGATGCTCGATGCTACCGCCGCGATTCTCGACGATGGTCGCACGCTTGACGACGCGTCGCTGGCCGCGTGGCAGCACGCAACCGAAGGCCTGCTTTCGCGCGGCGGCTGGCGAAGCGAGTTCCTCGCGGAAGCGTTCGTCTCCGGCGCGGCGCTTCTCGCCGGTCGCGCGGAGCCGGCCGCGTTCGAGCACTGGGCGACGCTGGTTGCCGTGATCGGAACGACCGGCCGCAATCCGAAGCCGCCGTCGCCGCCTGCGCAGCTTCTCAACCTGGATGCTTCCGCCCTTACCGGCGTCGTCCGACTCTGCGCCGCCGCAGCCGCAACTCACGCCAAAGCGGCACAGAGGCTCCTCGAGCTGATTCCGCCCGCGATCTCGCGGCTGGAGACCCGGCAACGACGCAGCCTTCTCGATTCGTGTGCGCGCTGCCGTTCGCTCGATGCGCTCGCCGACGCGATGGCGCTCGTCGGCGCTGTGCTGCACGGAATCCGCGCCGGTGATCTCGATTTCCTGCTCGCCCAGGCGGCGCGCATCGGCGAGGCGGCGCCGGCGGTGCTGCCCGCATTCCTGCGCACGATGGATCGCGCGATCGACGAAGGCGGCCAGCCCGGCGTGGAGCTGTGGGTCGAGCGCGGCATCGAGCTCGCGACGCACGACCAGAACATCGACGCCGCCGCGGCGCATTTCCGCCTCGAGACGCGCACGTCGCACAAGCTGCTCGTCGAGCGCAGCTCGGCCGTCACGTTCGAAGAGATCGACGGAATGCTGCGCCGCTACCTGACGATGATGTCGCGGCGATCGTTCCAGCTGATGCCGTCGCCGGGAATCTGGATGCGCCCTCCGCTCGTCGCCCCCGAAGACGTCGCGATCCGGCTGCCGGAGCGCGTCGACCTGTTCGATGCGCCCGAGGACAACCAGGCGCTGTACAAGATCGTCGCGACCCACATCGCCGGGCGCTTCGAGTACGGCACCTACGACTTCGACCTCAAGGCCCTGCTCGAGCGCGGGTGGCAGCCGCCGCTGGTCCCCGCAGACGACGGCGAGTATCCGCGCGACATCATCGCGTTCCTCGGCTGCTTTCCGAATCCGCTGCTCGCGTCCGCGCTGTTCGTGCTGCTCGACGGCGTGCGCATCGATGCGTGTCTCGCCCGCGACTTTCCGGGTCTTCGCAGGGAGCTCGAGCGCATGGGGCGGCTCTACGCGTCGACGACCGTGCCGGCCGCGCACGATCGCCATGACGAGCGCCTGCTCGAGACGCTGTTCCAGATCGGCCTTGCGCACAGAAGCATCGCCGAGCTCGACGCGCGGCTTCGCGCGCAGGGCGAATTCGTCATGGCCAGCATCGAGCTGCTGCGCTCGGCCGAAGCGACGGTCTACGACAGCGCGTCGCTTGCGATCGCATATTACGGCGGCCTCGCGTTCGCAGAGGCCCGTGCGCTCGACGACAGCGACGAGACCGCGTTCGCCGAAATGGGCGGCGCGACCGTCATCGATCCGTTCGAGCATCTCGACGGCAGCGACCGCGAGGAGAACACCGCACCGTGGAGACCCGATCCGGTGCGTGCCGAGCCCGGCGGCGAGCAGGCCGAAGTGAAGCTGCAGCTCACCGACGAAGAGACGCCTGCGGGCGGCGGCCGTCCGGTTTCACTCGAAGAGCTGAAATCGCTGCTCGAGCGCGGCGGCGATCTCAAGATCAGCGAAGCACACGGACAGATCGAAGAGGGACTCGGCCTCTACATCACCGACCTGCTCGGGAAAATTCCTGCCGAGCAGCTTCGCGAGCTGCGCGAGAAAATCTCGACCGGCGATGCTGCGGCGATCCGTGCGTGGCTGTCGCGGCAGGCCACCGGCAACAGCTTCTACTACGACGAATGGGACTATCGCATCGCCGACTACCGGCGCCGCTGGTGCCGCGTAACCGAGATCGCCTGTGACGAAGACACCGGCGAATACTTCCAGCAGGCGCTCGCGCGCTCGGGCGAGCTCGTTGGCCAGATCAAGCGCGATTTCCAGATGCTTCGTCCCGACCAGCTGCGACGCGTGCCGCGCGATGAACAGGGCGAGGAGTTCGACCTCAATGCGCTCGTCGAGGCGCACTCGGACCGGCGCGGCCGGCGCACTCCGAGCGACCGGCTCTACGTCGCGCGCAAGCCGGAGGAGCGCGACGTCGCGACGCTGTTTCTCGTCGACATGAGCGCATCGACCGACGAGCCGCTTCCCGGCGAGAGCATGGCCGGACCGAAACGGGTCATCGATCTCGCCAAGGATACGCTCGCGGTGCTCGCGCAGGTGCTCGGCGAAATCGGCGACAGCTATGCGATCTACGGTTTTTCGGGTCACGGCCGGCAATCGGTCGAGATCTATCCGGTCAAATCGTTCGGCGAGCGCCTGAGCGACAAGGTCAAGGGCCGCATCGGCGGCATCGCCCCGAAACGCTCGACGAGGATGGGAGCGGCGCTGCGGCACGCCGGCGAAAAGCTCGCGCGCACGAGCGCGCGCTCGCGCCACCTCATCCTGCTGAGTGACGGCTTTCCTCAGGATTTCGACTACGGCGACGATCGCCGGTCGAACACCTACGGCATCCGCGACACCATGCAGGCGCTGCGCGAGATCGAGAAGCGCGGGATGCAGACGTTCTGCATCACGGTCGATCCGGCCGGTCACGACTATCTCGGCGAGATGTGTCCGTCGGCGAGATACGCGGTGATCGAGGACATCCGCCAGCTGCCGAGCGAGCTGGTGCGGATCTACCGGCGGCTGACCCGGCACTAGCCCCGCATCGGACCGGGAATCAGCCGGCTTGCGAAAGCCGAAGCGCTAACGGCGTGGCTCTCGCATCAGGGCGCTGCGCCAAGCTTCGAGCTTTCGTTCATAGGACCACGATGCATTGGCCGGGCTCGTCGACGGAAGACGAGTCACCGTCAGCGATTCATCGATCTTCATCGTCGCAGCGTGGCGGCGGAACGCATCCCACGCTTTCGTTCCGTTGAGGAGCACGCAGCGGATGTCCGGATGTGTGCGGAAAAACGACTCGAAGTCGTTGGCCGTCTGGGTCTCGCGGTTGATGCTGGTGTCGAGGCTGCCGGTGCGTTCGCACGAATGCAGCACGTCCCACAGCGCGATCCGGTTCGAGACCAGCGCATCGAGGCGCTGCTCGTACGTCGCCGACGGATCGATGCTCAGCAGCTCGGTCATGATGCGCCAGAAGCTGTTGCGCGGGTGGGCGTAGTAGCGGCCGGCGTCGAGCGATGCGACACCCGGCATGCTTCCGAGAATCAACACGGTCGCGTCGCGGCGCTCGATCGGCGCGAAGCTGTGGATGCGCTCGAGGCCGGAAGGCTGGATGTCGCGTGTCGCCGAGGTAACGCGCCGCGGGCCCAACGCTCAGCCTTTGGTCGAAGCGGGCGGCAGCTCGAGCTCGGTTTCGGCCGGCTGCTGCGCAGTGACTTCTGCCGCCGCGCGTTCGAGCAACGCCGCGGCGCCGTCGCAGAGCTCGCGGACAATATCGGCCGCCGGCTCGACGCGCTCCACGGCGCTGACCGATTCTCCGGCGTAAAGCGCCATCGCGTCGACGTGTCCGGTCGTCTCCCGGGTCGGCACCGGCACGGCGAGGCGCGGAATCGGATACGCAACGCCTCCGATCATGGTTTCGCCGGCGACGTCGGCGTCGAGCGCCTGCGCGCGTTCGACGCACGAGCGCAGCACCCGGTGCGGCGCATCCGGCCACATGACGGAGAACGCGTCGGTGAGCACGGTATCCTCCGCCTGCGACCGGATCAGCGCGGCCACGTACGACGGATGCGCGCCCGACTCCGCGGCAGCGACGAAACGCGTGCCGATGCGAACCCCGGAGGCGCCGGCCGCGAGCACCGCAGCCATCGCGCGTGCGGTACCGATTCCGCCGGCTGCAATGACCGGCACGTGCACCGCATCGAGCACTTCGGCGAGCAGCGCCAGCAGCGTGACGGTGCCGCGCACGTGGCCGCCGGCCTGTACCCCCTGCGCAATCACGACGTCGCATCCGCAATCCACGGCGAGCCGCGCCTCGCTGGTCGAACCAACCTGCCAGCACGCAAGGGCACCGGCGCGATGAACGATCTCGACTAGCGACGCATCGGGATCTCCGTAGAAGAACTCGACCATGCGAACACGGGGCGAGACGAGCTCGAGCACTTCGCGATCGAGAAACGGAATCAGGAAATTGACGCCGAACGGCTGCGGCGTGCTGCGAAGCACCTCGTCGAGCGCGCTTTCGACCAGCGCCAGCGGCGATCCTGCCGTCGGCAGCATTGCGAGCCCGCCGGCGTTCGCAACGGCCGCGACGAGCGCAGGGGTGCTCACTCCCGGCATACCCGCAACCTGAAGTGGAAGGCGGCAGCCGACGAGCTCGGTCAGGCGCGTGGTCAGCATGGCGACGAGCCGTTCACACCGTGGCCCCGTGCTGCCATGTTTCCTCGAAAACGATGTCTGCGATGGGCTTGCGTGTGCGCGGCGCACGGTCGCGCTCGCGCAGCGCCTCCGGCGATTGCGTTTCGTCTCCGAGGTATCCGATCGCAAGGCCGGTCAGCGGCTCTGCTTCGGGCGGCACGCGATAGAGCTCGCGGACGCGCTCGGGAACGATGCCGATCATCTGGTGCACGAACAGTCCGCGCGCCGTCGCTTCGATGCAGATGTTGCCGGCTGCGAGCCCGAGGTCGTGCTGCGCCGCCCTGTTCGGCTTGCCGTTGCGCGAGAACGTCATCACCGCGATGCCGATCATCAGAACCGGCGCGTTCTTCGCCCACGCCTGGTTGCCCTCGACGAGGCACGAAACAAGCTTCGCATGGGCGGCGGCATCCGAGCTTCGCGCGAGGATGTAGCGCCATGGCTGCTCGTTGTACGACGACGGCGCCCAGCGTGCGGCTTCGAGGATCGCGCGCAGGTCGCTTTCGGGAACGGGCTTCGTCGAGTAGCAGTACGGGCTCCAGCGGTCTGCGATCAGCGCATGAATCGGGACATCGGGATGGGCCTTCTTCTCGGCAGTCGACATGGTCTCTCTCCTTCGCAGGCTCCGCTAGGCAAGATCGAAAAGCAGCAGCTCGCAGGAATTCCCGGCAACGATCTCGACCAGGCTTTCGCCGCTGACGGCCGCACCGTCGCCTTCGCCGAGCCCGACATCGGAGCCTTCGGCCGCGCCGCGGACGGTGGCCTGTCCGCGCGCGATCTGGATCCAGGCATGACGACCGGGCGCGATCTCGCGCCGGACGCTGCTCGCGGGATCGAGGATGGCGGCATGCATCGAAACATCCTGATGCACGTGCAGCGATCCCTCGCCCGGTGCGTTCGATGCAACGCATACGAGAGCGTTTCGAAGGACTTCCGCTTCGAAGTGCAGCTGCTCGTACGCGGGTGTCAGGCCCGCCGTGTCGGGCACGATCCAGATCTGCAGGAAATGAACCGGCTCCTGGCGCGAATGGTTGTACTCGCTGTGCGTGACGCCGTGCCCCGCGCGCATCAGCTGCACATCGCCGGGAACGATGACCGAGCCCGTGCCCATGCTGTCGCGATGCTCGAGCGCACCCTCGAGCACGTAGCTGATGATTTCCATGTCGCGGTGCGAGTGCGCGGCAAAACCCTTCCCCGGCTCCACCCTGTCTTCGTTGAGGACACGAAGCGCGCGAAATCCCATGTGCATCGGATCGTGGTAATCGCCGAACGAGAACGTGTGACGGCTGTCGAGCCAGCCGTGGTAGGCGCGGCCGCGATCGGCCGATCTGCGCACGGTGATCACCGGGCCTCCGGCGAACCTGTGTCGAAGCCGCCCTTCTTCAGCTTTTCGCGCGCGCTTTTTGCGAGTCGCTCGTAGCGGTCACGGCATTCCGCAAGCTCGGCCTCGTCCATCTCCTCGAGATCGATCAGCGCGTTGTGCGCACCGGTCGTCGCGCGGATCAACTCGTCGAGCTTGACCTGGATGGCTTCGGTGTCGCGGTTCTGGCTGCTCTGGATCAGGAAGACCATCAGGAACGTGACGAGTGTCGTGAACGTGTTGATCAGCAGCTGCCACGTGTCGCTGTACTCGAAGTACGGACCGGTCACGAGCCATACGATGATCGACAGCAGCGCAAGGATGAAAACGATCGGCCTGCCGCTGAACCGCGACGCCTCTCGGGTGAATTGGGAGTACCAGCCGGCCTTCGCCATCCCGGCGTTCTACGCCTTCCGCCCGGATCAGACCACTTTGGGAACACCGTGATCGGCCCGGTCGGTGAGGATCTCGAACGCGGCGCGGTGCTGCGTGAAGAAGGTCTCGTCCGCGAATCCCTTCCTCCTCAGCGTCAGCTCGCACGCGGCGAGCTTCGTGTTGAGACAGGTCTTCGCTCCGCCCGGGGGGTTATCGTACGTCAGTGCAACGAACTCCGACTTCGGCGCCGTGATGCGAATCGAGACGCCGAGCTCGGCGGATCCCGATTCGATCCGCCATTCGAAGAAACGGAAATTTCCGTTCGCACGCAGCGATTGTGCGAGCGAGTTCAGCGGATACTCATTTCCGCCGGTGCGCAGGACCACGAGCGACATGCGCGGAGTCCAGATCGGCCCGATCCGCAGCTGCGCCGTCGAGCATTCAAGAAACGTATCAGGTGCGCCGTCGAAGCCTGCGACCTGGCCCCACGCGTACGAATCGGTGTGACGGCTTCCCCAGTTGTGATTCTGACTGCCCGCCCATCCGTCGATTGCGACGGTTTCGCCGTCGACCGTCATCGAGCCTCGAAACGTTGCGTTCGGCGATCCGACGAGGGCCTTCGCCCTGGGAAGACTGCGTTCGTAGAGCGCCGCCGGAAGCAGCAGCAGCGGCGGCTGCGGGCTCTCGTAGCCGAGCGACCATTTCAGTTCATGACCCGGCGAGCTGGTCCGTTCATCGCTCGGCGAGCTGGCCAATCGATCGCTCGGCGACGTGGTCAATTGATAGCTTGGCGAGCTGGTCATTTGATAGCTCGGCGAGCTCGCTAGGCCTTCGAGCGCGCGGTCGTTCAGGCTTGCAGGGCCGATTCGCACATCGAGAGGGCCCTGTCCGAACGTGCAGCTCGAGATCGGGAACTCTTCCTTGACGGCCGCGATGCGGCCGTTTTCGCCGTCGAAGAAGATCGCCCACAGCTCGCCGAGTGCGCCTTCGGGGCGGCCGCGCGGACAGAAGATCGTGTATCGTATCCAGAATGCCAGCCGCTCGGTCGGATGGTTCGCGCGCTGGAACCAGCTCTCGTAGTGCCCTTCGCTGCTGCCGGCAATGTACCGCGGACGGTTGCAGCTCGCGCGGTCGGCAACCGAAAGCGGCATCATCGCGATGCTCCTGTGCTTACCGCCAGCCGCCGGCTGCGCCATTTCGCTGCGTCGATGCGAAAGCGGTCGCGTTCGAACTCCTCGAGAAATTCCACGCGTTCGAATCCGGCCTTGGCCAGCACGCGCACCGACCGCGTGTTCTGCGGTCGCGCGAACGCGCCGACCTCGCGAAGACCAAGCTCGGTGAAGGCCAGCTCGAGCGACGCTTCCACGATCTCGGACGCGAGGCCTCGGCCCCAGCACGACCGCTCGAGGAAATAGATGACCTCGGTTCCCCACTGCGGCGCCGCCGGATCCTTGTAGAGCCCGCCGTAACCGACGATGCGCTGCTCGCTTCGTAGAACGGCGATCCACGGCGCGAAGCCGTGCCCGGCGCGTCTGGCCGCATGCGACTGGAGATACGCGGCGGTCGCGGCCAGGTCGGGCGCCACCCACGTGTACTGCATTGCATCGGAGTCACGCTGGATCGCATGGACTCGATCGACGTCGCCCGGCTCGAAAGCTCTCAACAGCAGGTGACGTGTCGTGCGCGACGTCGCGGCGAGCGTGCTGCCGGCGAGGATCGAATTTTCTTCGGGATTCATGCTTCGTTCACGCCCGGTACATCCCTGCTTGATGGCGCGCATCACCCAACCATCGATCCGATGGGGGCGGCTTACGGTGTTGCGCCCGCTGCTTGCAGGATCAATCATCCGCCCCGATTTTGCGCGACGGCTTTTGCCGGACAACTCACCCCAGGAGGATCCCCCATGACTCTTCGAATTGGAGACACTGCACCGGATTTCGAAGCAGACACGACCGAAGGCCGCATCCGGTTCCACGACTGGATCGGCGACTCATGGGTCGTTCTGTTCTCCCACCCGAAGGATTTCACGCCGGTCTGTACGACCGAGCTCGGATACATGGCGCGCATGAAGCCCGAGTTCGACAAGCGCGGCGTAAAGATCCTCGGCCTCAGCATCGACCCCGTCGACTCGCATTCGAAGTGGGCCGAAGACATCCGCGAAACCCAGGGCGTGGCACCGAACTATCCGCTGATCGGCGACCCGGATCTCAAGATCGCAAAAGCCTGGGGCATGCTCCCGGCCGAAACCGCAGGAACGTCCCAGGGACGCACCGCGGCCGACAACCTGACCGTACGCAACGTGTTCGTCGTCGGTCCCGACAAGA from Candidatus Limnocylindrales bacterium harbors:
- a CDS encoding nitroreductase family protein; protein product: MSTAEKKAHPDVPIHALIADRWSPYCYSTKPVPESDLRAILEAARWAPSSYNEQPWRYILARSSDAAAHAKLVSCLVEGNQAWAKNAPVLMIGIAVMTFSRNGKPNRAAQHDLGLAAGNICIEATARGLFVHQMIGIVPERVRELYRVPPEAEPLTGLAIGYLGDETQSPEALRERDRAPRTRKPIADIVFEETWQHGATV
- a CDS encoding GNAT family N-acetyltransferase, yielding MNPEENSILAGSTLAATSRTTRHLLLRAFEPGDVDRVHAIQRDSDAMQYTWVAPDLAATAAYLQSHAARRAGHGFAPWIAVLRSEQRIVGYGGLYKDPAAPQWGTEVIYFLERSCWGRGLASEIVEASLELAFTELGLREVGAFARPQNTRSVRVLAKAGFERVEFLEEFERDRFRIDAAKWRSRRLAVSTGASR
- a CDS encoding pirin family protein, with the translated sequence MITVRRSADRGRAYHGWLDSRHTFSFGDYHDPMHMGFRALRVLNEDRVEPGKGFAAHSHRDMEIISYVLEGALEHRDSMGTGSVIVPGDVQLMRAGHGVTHSEYNHSRQEPVHFLQIWIVPDTAGLTPAYEQLHFEAEVLRNALVCVASNAPGEGSLHVHQDVSMHAAILDPASSVRREIAPGRHAWIQIARGQATVRGAAEGSDVGLGEGDGAAVSGESLVEIVAGNSCELLLFDLA
- a CDS encoding nitronate monooxygenase — encoded protein: MLTTRLTELVGCRLPLQVAGMPGVSTPALVAAVANAGGLAMLPTAGSPLALVESALDEVLRSTPQPFGVNFLIPFLDREVLELVSPRVRMVEFFYGDPDASLVEIVHRAGALACWQVGSTSEARLAVDCGCDVVIAQGVQAGGHVRGTVTLLALLAEVLDAVHVPVIAAGGIGTARAMAAVLAAGASGVRIGTRFVAAAESGAHPSYVAALIRSQAEDTVLTDAFSVMWPDAPHRVLRSCVERAQALDADVAGETMIGGVAYPIPRLAVPVPTRETTGHVDAMALYAGESVSAVERVEPAADIVRELCDGAAALLERAAAEVTAQQPAETELELPPASTKG
- a CDS encoding DNA-deoxyinosine glycosylase produces the protein MGPRRVTSATRDIQPSGLERIHSFAPIERRDATVLILGSMPGVASLDAGRYYAHPRNSFWRIMTELLSIDPSATYEQRLDALVSNRIALWDVLHSCERTGSLDTSINRETQTANDFESFFRTHPDIRCVLLNGTKAWDAFRRHAATMKIDESLTVTRLPSTSPANASWSYERKLEAWRSALMREPRR
- a CDS encoding low affinity iron permease family protein: MAKAGWYSQFTREASRFSGRPIVFILALLSIIVWLVTGPYFEYSDTWQLLINTFTTLVTFLMVFLIQSSQNRDTEAIQVKLDELIRATTGAHNALIDLEEMDEAELAECRDRYERLAKSAREKLKKGGFDTGSPEAR
- a CDS encoding peroxiredoxin; translated protein: MTLRIGDTAPDFEADTTEGRIRFHDWIGDSWVVLFSHPKDFTPVCTTELGYMARMKPEFDKRGVKILGLSIDPVDSHSKWAEDIRETQGVAPNYPLIGDPDLKIAKAWGMLPAETAGTSQGRTAADNLTVRNVFVVGPDKKIKLVLVYPMTTGRNFDEVLRVIDSLQLTAKHKVATPVNWKNGDDVIIAGSVSDEDAKKQYPQGWKAPKPYLRIVPQPR
- a CDS encoding VWA domain-containing protein codes for the protein MTTPRASRAWIDSRHLRESAGGAAALAGLDQLAPATRERLLERADRIATVSTSLAHAFLPRAVEAAAAGVPVYDAWEAALADVAGAGDVARELATAFFRIAPQGFAAWPEPRRRAWIDSVRALAESSRRLAASMLDATAAILDDGRTLDDASLAAWQHATEGLLSRGGWRSEFLAEAFVSGAALLAGRAEPAAFEHWATLVAVIGTTGRNPKPPSPPAQLLNLDASALTGVVRLCAAAAATHAKAAQRLLELIPPAISRLETRQRRSLLDSCARCRSLDALADAMALVGAVLHGIRAGDLDFLLAQAARIGEAAPAVLPAFLRTMDRAIDEGGQPGVELWVERGIELATHDQNIDAAAAHFRLETRTSHKLLVERSSAVTFEEIDGMLRRYLTMMSRRSFQLMPSPGIWMRPPLVAPEDVAIRLPERVDLFDAPEDNQALYKIVATHIAGRFEYGTYDFDLKALLERGWQPPLVPADDGEYPRDIIAFLGCFPNPLLASALFVLLDGVRIDACLARDFPGLRRELERMGRLYASTTVPAAHDRHDERLLETLFQIGLAHRSIAELDARLRAQGEFVMASIELLRSAEATVYDSASLAIAYYGGLAFAEARALDDSDETAFAEMGGATVIDPFEHLDGSDREENTAPWRPDPVRAEPGGEQAEVKLQLTDEETPAGGGRPVSLEELKSLLERGGDLKISEAHGQIEEGLGLYITDLLGKIPAEQLRELREKISTGDAAAIRAWLSRQATGNSFYYDEWDYRIADYRRRWCRVTEIACDEDTGEYFQQALARSGELVGQIKRDFQMLRPDQLRRVPRDEQGEEFDLNALVEAHSDRRGRRTPSDRLYVARKPEERDVATLFLVDMSASTDEPLPGESMAGPKRVIDLAKDTLAVLAQVLGEIGDSYAIYGFSGHGRQSVEIYPVKSFGERLSDKVKGRIGGIAPKRSTRMGAALRHAGEKLARTSARSRHLILLSDGFPQDFDYGDDRRSNTYGIRDTMQALREIEKRGMQTFCITVDPAGHDYLGEMCPSARYAVIEDIRQLPSELVRIYRRLTRH